AACTTTTCTCATTCGACAATATTTTTTATCCGTACCGGATACCTATCTCGAAGCTGCACGTATCGACGGCGCTCGTGAATGGACAATATTTTTTAATATTATGCTGCCGATGGCAAAACCCGTTTTGGTCACTCAAGCCGTACTGTCATTTCGTTTTTTTTGGAACGACTTTTTTACTCCGCTCATTTATCTGACAACGCCGGAACTGAAAACGCTGCCTTTGGGTATGACGGATTTTGTACGTGAACAGTATGTATACTGGGGACCGCAGATGGCGGCCGCATTGATTTCTATTATTCCCGTTTTAATAATTTTTATGTTCGGACAAAGATATTTTATTGAAGGAGTCTCTTCTTCAGGATTAAAGGGGTAGGATTATGAAAGAACAAAGCGGCAACTTCCAGTCGGAAATTCACGAAAAAGATTATCGGGCGAAATTTATTCCGCTTCGCAAAACGGTACAAAATGCGATTTGTATGGACGGACGAGAAACGGAATCGCTTAACGGCTCATGGCATTTTACGGTCGATCCGTATGAAACATCGTTGCGTGCCGGATGGTACGCCGAAAAACGCTTTTCGGAGGACGGTCGCGAAATGCCCTGCGATTTCGATTTTCAGGCATGGCCGACAATCGCGGTGCCTTCGTGCTGGAATATGATTTCACCCGAGCTTTTTTATTATGAAAATATAGGTGTGTATTATAGAGAGTTTACATATATCGAGAGGAAGGCAGGGGAGAGGACTTTCATTCAGTTTGAAGGAGCGCAATACCGTACCTATGTATTTTTAAATAATAAACCGATTGCGTTCCATGACGGAGGATCGACACCGTTTACGGTCGAGACAACGGGGCTGTTGCAGCGTTTTAATAAAATTATGGTGTTTGTCGATGCTGCACGCTCCGATTCCCGCGTTCCGATGAGCAATACGGATTGGTTTAATTACGGAGGATTATATCGTGATGTCTATTTTGTACGGACGCCTCAAGTTTTAATCAAGGATTGGTTTGTTCGGCTTGTTCCCGGATCCGGTTATAAAAAAATTGCGATTGACTTTCAAATAGAGGGGACAAAAACAGGCGAGGCTCGATTTTGTATTCCCGAATTGGAGCTCGATGAAGTCATTTCGGTTGCGGATGGAAAAGGCCGTGCGGAAATCGAGGTTTCACCCGAATTGTGGAGTCCTGAAAATCCTAAGTTATACGATGTTTCGCTTTCGTTCGGAGAAGATGCCGTATCGGATAGGATCGGTTTCCGCGAAATTAAAGTCGAAAACGGAAAGATTTATCTTAACGGAAAAGCACGTTACCTGAAGGGCGTATGCGTACATGAAGATCATGAAAAGTTCGGCAAAACTACCGATGATGAGATAATACGTGCGACAATACGGGATCTGAAAGATATGCACGGCATATTTTTGCGCTTGGCGCATTATCCTCACACGAGGCGTTTTGCAAAAATTGCCGATGAAACGGGTGTGCTGTTATGGGAAGAAATTCCCGTCTATTGGGCGATTGATTTTTCGAATCCCGATACGTACGATGATGCGGAAAATCAGCTTTCGGAATTGATCGTGCGAGATAAAAATCGTGCATCCGTGATCATTTGGTCGGTGGGAAATGAAAATGCCGATACCGACGACAGGTTGTCATTTATGCGTAATCTTGTGCAGACGGCAAAGCGGCTTGATCCGACTCGGCTTGTCAGTGCGGCTTGTCTTGTCAATCGGGAAAAAATGTGCCTTGAAGATCGTCTTATGAACGAATTGGATGTTATCGGCAATAACGAGTATTACGGTTGGTATGAACCGAATTTCGACGATTTGATTACAATCC
This Treponema socranskii subsp. buccale DNA region includes the following protein-coding sequences:
- a CDS encoding glycoside hydrolase family 2 protein, whose protein sequence is MKEQSGNFQSEIHEKDYRAKFIPLRKTVQNAICMDGRETESLNGSWHFTVDPYETSLRAGWYAEKRFSEDGREMPCDFDFQAWPTIAVPSCWNMISPELFYYENIGVYYREFTYIERKAGERTFIQFEGAQYRTYVFLNNKPIAFHDGGSTPFTVETTGLLQRFNKIMVFVDAARSDSRVPMSNTDWFNYGGLYRDVYFVRTPQVLIKDWFVRLVPGSGYKKIAIDFQIEGTKTGEARFCIPELELDEVISVADGKGRAEIEVSPELWSPENPKLYDVSLSFGEDAVSDRIGFREIKVENGKIYLNGKARYLKGVCVHEDHEKFGKTTDDEIIRATIRDLKDMHGIFLRLAHYPHTRRFAKIADETGVLLWEEIPVYWAIDFSNPDTYDDAENQLSELIVRDKNRASVIIWSVGNENADTDDRLSFMRNLVQTAKRLDPTRLVSAACLVNREKMCLEDRLMNELDVIGNNEYYGWYEPNFDDLITILSNTKLTKPVIITEFGAGAGYGNHGTENTLWTEEYQETLYKKQFAVMKRSDFIQGTTPWILYDFRAVRRQNRYQKGFNRKGLIDADRKRRKLAFKVVADYYAGID